In Bacillus sp. KH172YL63, one genomic interval encodes:
- the rsgA gene encoding ribosome small subunit-dependent GTPase A, whose translation MNLNHKDILFEMKNELREEGTILGRVVTEHKGAFSVMTQSGEALCRISGKLRYQSVKREDLPAVGDWVQLSEEGALIEKVMPRTSKFSRKQAGNETEEQIIATNIDTVFILSSLNDDLNSHRMERYLLLCWESGANPVIVLTKSDVCEEIEKKKTEVENTLHGVKVIAISAVTEEGISELRPYLEKGKTVALVGSSGVGKSTLTNLLIGEVVQKTKEIRESDDIGRHTTTHRELFLLDNGAAIIDTPGMREIQLWQGQEGLSTQYQDIEDLSLTCRFTDCRHQGEPGCQIRKAIDEGTLSQERFTHYLKLQKEIAYMERRGDKRLESLERKKWKDMGKQRKLKY comes from the coding sequence ATGAATTTGAATCATAAAGACATATTGTTTGAGATGAAAAATGAACTGAGAGAAGAAGGAACCATCCTGGGCCGGGTCGTGACAGAACATAAAGGAGCCTTTTCGGTCATGACCCAATCAGGAGAGGCGTTGTGCAGGATCTCAGGGAAGCTCAGGTATCAGTCGGTAAAGCGGGAGGACCTTCCCGCAGTGGGGGACTGGGTCCAGTTAAGCGAAGAAGGGGCGCTCATCGAAAAGGTCATGCCCCGGACGAGTAAGTTTTCCAGGAAACAAGCAGGAAATGAAACAGAAGAACAAATCATCGCCACGAATATCGATACGGTCTTCATTCTTTCTTCATTAAATGACGACCTGAACAGCCACCGCATGGAGAGATACCTGCTCCTCTGCTGGGAAAGCGGTGCGAATCCTGTCATCGTCCTTACCAAGTCTGATGTGTGTGAGGAAATTGAAAAAAAGAAAACAGAAGTTGAGAATACACTACATGGCGTCAAAGTCATTGCAATCAGTGCCGTCACCGAAGAAGGGATCAGCGAACTGCGGCCCTATCTGGAAAAAGGAAAGACAGTCGCCCTCGTCGGATCATCCGGTGTCGGAAAATCAACTCTGACAAACCTTCTCATAGGAGAAGTTGTGCAAAAAACGAAAGAAATCAGGGAATCCGACGATATAGGGCGCCATACGACGACCCACAGGGAATTATTTCTGCTGGATAACGGAGCAGCCATCATCGACACACCTGGTATGAGAGAAATTCAATTATGGCAGGGGCAGGAAGGCTTATCGACCCAATATCAAGACATCGAGGACCTGTCCCTCACATGTCGCTTCACAGACTGCCGGCACCAGGGAGAACCGGGATGTCAAATCCGTAAGGCGATTGATGAAGGAACCCTTTCCCAGGAGAGATTCACTCACTACCTCAAACTTCAAAAAGAAATCGCCTATATGGAGAGGCGGGGAGATAAACGCCTCGAATCCCTGGAACGGAAGAAGTGGAAGGATATGGGGAAACAGAGGAAGTTGAAGTATTAA
- a CDS encoding DUF4397 domain-containing protein yields MSQHDYLTKAAMYDLLSGYYKYSDPSLHTHYYQKHLKYMRLALQAQRADMTTSTQPSYVRVLHAVPDAPNVDVYVNGNRVLRDVAFKDVSDYLTLPAGKYHIDVYPAGTSVTTVISKKVKVDPGKIYTFAAVGTMDKLQLLPYIDDTTVPSGETKLKFIHLSPDAPAVDIAVKAGDVIFPKVSFKQATDYLGLTPMTVNLEARVAGSKNIVLNMPDVKLSPNQSYTLIAVGLTNGTPELEAILLKG; encoded by the coding sequence ATGAGCCAACATGATTACTTAACGAAAGCGGCGATGTATGACTTACTATCCGGTTATTATAAATATTCTGATCCATCCTTGCACACCCATTACTATCAAAAGCACCTGAAATATATGAGACTTGCACTTCAGGCTCAGCGTGCAGATATGACGACATCAACGCAGCCGTCCTATGTCCGTGTCCTGCATGCAGTGCCGGATGCACCGAATGTGGATGTGTATGTCAATGGAAATCGTGTCCTGCGGGATGTGGCATTTAAAGATGTGAGCGATTATTTGACCTTGCCTGCAGGTAAATATCATATTGATGTGTATCCCGCCGGCACCAGTGTGACGACGGTGATCAGCAAGAAGGTGAAAGTTGACCCGGGCAAGATTTATACTTTTGCCGCTGTAGGCACGATGGATAAACTCCAGCTGCTTCCGTATATTGATGATACAACGGTTCCGAGCGGGGAAACAAAGCTGAAATTCATCCATCTTTCCCCTGATGCGCCTGCTGTGGATATTGCCGTGAAAGCAGGAGATGTCATCTTCCCTAAAGTCTCCTTTAAACAAGCAACCGATTATCTAGGGTTGACGCCTATGACGGTCAATCTTGAAGCCAGGGTAGCAGGCAGTAAAAATATCGTGTTAAATATGCCAGATGTTAAACTGAGTCCAAACCAATCCTACACCCTTATCGCTGTTGGATTAACCAATGGAACACCTGAACTTGAAGCCATTCTTCTTAAGGGGTAA
- a CDS encoding YpmS family protein — protein sequence MKNKWKVGFFLLLGLILAGIIIITAMVFMPIEDDALPKNSKDSNQEVGFNVDTNKRDLNLIIQHYIEEEGLEGPVDYDVQLKDDVELMGSVPVFTTNLDFKLDFEPKALENGDILLKQKSISVGSLNLPVTYVLKVLRDSYHFPDWVKIQPNDELIYVSLQEMKLKSDIKVRAKEFDLEEDRIKFRLLVPVDRAQ from the coding sequence ATGAAGAACAAATGGAAGGTAGGATTCTTTCTGCTTTTAGGTTTGATTCTGGCAGGGATCATCATCATAACAGCAATGGTCTTCATGCCTATCGAAGACGATGCACTGCCTAAAAACAGCAAAGATTCCAACCAGGAAGTAGGATTTAATGTAGACACAAACAAAAGGGATTTGAACCTTATCATCCAGCATTATATCGAGGAAGAAGGGCTCGAAGGTCCTGTGGATTATGATGTCCAGCTGAAAGATGATGTAGAATTGATGGGGTCCGTCCCTGTCTTTACCACCAACCTGGACTTTAAACTGGATTTTGAACCGAAGGCGTTGGAAAATGGGGACATTCTTTTGAAACAGAAATCGATCTCTGTTGGTTCATTGAATCTTCCGGTTACCTATGTATTGAAGGTGCTGAGAGATTCTTATCATTTTCCTGATTGGGTGAAAATCCAGCCTAATGATGAGTTGATTTATGTCTCATTGCAGGAAATGAAATTAAAGAGTGATATTAAAGTGCGGGCAAAAGAATTTGATCTGGAAGAAGATCGGATCAAATTCAGATTACTGGTTCCTGTCGACCGTGCTCAATAA